In Pongo abelii isolate AG06213 chromosome 5, NHGRI_mPonAbe1-v2.0_pri, whole genome shotgun sequence, a single genomic region encodes these proteins:
- the SF3B5 gene encoding splicing factor 3B subunit 5, whose protein sequence is MTDRYTIHSQLEHLQSKYIGTGHADTTKWEWLVNQHRDSYCSYMGHFDLLNYFAIAENESKARVRFNLMEKMLQPCGPPADKPEEN, encoded by the coding sequence ATGACTGACCGCTACACCATCCATAGCCAGCTGGAGCACCTGCAGTCCAAGTACATCGGCACGGGCCACGCCGACACCACCAAGTGGGAGTGGCTGGTGAACCAACACCGCGACTCGTACTGCTCCTACATGGGCCACTTCGACCTTCTCAACTACTTCGCCATTGCGGAGAATGAGAGCAAAGCGCGAGTCCGCTTCAACTTGATGGAGAAGATGCTTCAGCCTTGTGGACCGCCAGCCGACAAGCCCGAGGAGAACTGA